Below is a window of Planctomycetes bacterium MalM25 DNA.
TCAGCGAAAACGAGGGCGAAGTCGTCCTGATCGAGGCCTCAACCGAAGGCTGGACCGAGCACGGCCGCTTCACCCTCGAGCCGCAAACCGAGCTGCGCAAGCCGAAGGGAAAGATCTGGACCCACCCGGTCATCGTGGACGGCAAGCTCTACCTGCGGGATCAGGAGTTGCTGTTCTGCTTCGAGGTGTCGACCGACTGATCATCGGTAGGAGGCGTCTCCCGACACCGATTCGGGTGTCCCCGCCCTTGTCGGCTAGCAGCACGTCATCGGCGTCGGGAGACGCCTCCTACAAGCACCAACAAGAGAAAGGGCCCCGATCGGATTCCGACCGGGGCCCTCGTCGTTTTCGATTCAGCGATCCACGCCTCAGGCGGGGACCATGCCGTGCGGGTCGAGCACGAACTTCTTCGCGGCGCCCTGGTCGAAGTCCATGTAGCCCTTGGGGGCGTTTTCGAGCGAGATGACCTCGACGTTGCACGCGTCGGCCGGGTGGGCCTTGTCGTGCAGGATCGACATCATCAGGCCACGGTTGTACTTCATCACCGGGCACTGGCCGGTCGTGAAGTGATGGCTCTTCGCCCAGCCAAGCCCGATGCGGATACCGAGCTGGCCGATCTTGGCGTCCTCGTCGATGCCGCCCGGGTCGCCCGTGACGTACAAGCCGGGGATGCCGATGCCGCCGGCCGCCCGCGTAACTTCCATCACGCTGTTGAGCACCGTGGCGGGCTGCTCGCGATCGGCGTCGCCGCCGTGGCCGCGGGCCTCGAAGCCGACGCAGTCGACCGCACAGTCAACCTCGGGCACACCGAGGATCTGCTCGATCTGCTCGGCCAGGTTGCCGTGCTTCGCGAGGTTGACCGTCTCACAACCGAACGAAGCGGCCTGGTCCAGACGCGACTGGATCATGTCGCCAACGATCACGACCGAAGCGCCCAAGATCTTGCAGCTGTAGGCACAGGCCAAGCCGACCGGGCCGGCGCCCGCGACGTAGACCGTGCTGCCGGTCGTCACGCCCGCGGTCCAGGCACCGTGGTAGCCGGTCGGCAGGATGTCCGACAGCAGCGTCAGGTCGCGGATCTTCGCCAGGGCCGCGTCACGGTCCGGGAAGGCCAGCAAGTTCCAGTCGGCGTAGGGGACCATCACGTAGCGGGCCTGGCCGCCGATCCAGCCACCCATGTCGACGTAGCCGTACGCCGCGCCGGGGCGGGCCGGGTTCACGTTCAGACAGACGCCCGTGTCGCGTTCCTTGCAGCAACGGCAGCGGCCGCAGGCGATGTTGAACGGGACGCTGCAGATATCCCCCTTCTTGATGAACTCGACATCGCGGCCGCACTCGATCACCTCGCCAGTGATCTCGTGACCGAGGATGATCCCCTCCGGCGCCGTGGTGCGACCGCGGACCATGTGCTGGTCGCTGCCGCAGATGTTGGTCGCGACGATCTTCAAGATCACCCCGTGCTGGCAGGGACGCATCTTGCCGTTCTGCTCAATCTCGAGCTTGGGGTCGTCGATCGACTGGATCTCAACGACGCCCGGCTTGACGTAGGCAACGCCTTTGTTGTCGGACATCCGATTTGTCTCCGGTTGAAGAGTGAGAAGATGAGCGGGGCTCAAAGCATACCAGAAGCTGAGCGGATTCAAGCCGCTCGTCCGCGACGCTTGGCGACCACGAAGCGGCCGCCTAAGTCACCGATAAGTAATGTCGCGCCGGCTGACGAACTCACCCGCGTATGCTCCACCTTCTCGACATAATCACGCAACGAGGTCCACTCTGGCCGCGAAGTAACGTTCGCGTAACGACCGAGCGGGCCGGCGTAAACGATACTTTGCAATCGGTTTGTTCTGACAACCCAATGGCAGCGCGCGCCGGCTCATAAGAGTTGCGGGTGGAACCTAGCAACCACTTGGCGGCGACCATGCACTTGGCCGGCTCGCGGCTCAAGAAACAGGAGGCCAATCAAAGACCTCGCCCCGTAGGTCGTCTCGCCAAACCTCCATGGCGTTCTCGATGCGTTCGCGCATCAGCTTCTTACCTGCGTTCATCCCTTTACGTTGCATCCACAGGATCGGCCAGAAGATCGGAATGATCGCGAAAGCGATCTGCAAACATCCGAAGGCTTTCAGGGATTCGAGCATGGCTTCGTATTCGCTAATCGCGTTCTTCAGATAAAGAACCTTTGCCTTGCGAACCTCATCCTCGGGAAGCCCCGCCAGGCCAGCGAGGAACAGCTGCATGCGTTCCGGCGATAACGAATCTTGTTGTGGGTTCCCGTGCATCGACATTGAGTTACTCCAACTGCATCCTATGCATTGCGTAATCGATGGCGATTCGCATGCGAAATGGGAATCTTGCCCTCACTCCCACTCGATCGTCGCCGGCGGCTTCGAGCTAATATCGTAGACCACGCGGTTCACGCCCGGCACCTCGTTGATGACGCGGGTGCTGATGCGGCTCAGCAGGTCGTGCGGCAAGTGGCTCCAGTCGGCGGTCATGAAGTCGTCCGTGTTCACGCACCGCACCGCGAGGGCGTTCTCGTAGGTGCGGCCGTCGCCCATCACGCCGACGCTTTGCACGGGCAGCAGCACCGCGAACGCCTGGGAGGTCTGGCGGTAGAGGCCGGCCGCCTTGATCTCGCCGACGACGATCGCGTCGGCCTCCCTTAGGGTGTGGCACTTCGCGGCGGTCACCTCGCCCAGGCAACGGACGGCCAGGCCGGGCCCCGGGAAGGGGTGCCGCCAGACGATCTCCTCGGGCAGTCCGAGCTGCAGGCCGAGCTGGCGGACCTCGTCCTTGAACAGGTCGCGGAGCGGCTCGATCAGCTCGAAGCCGAGCTCCTCGGGGAGGCCGCCCACGTTGTGGTGCAGCTTGATCGAAGCGGCCGGCCCGTCCG
It encodes the following:
- the fdhA gene encoding Glutathione-independent formaldehyde dehydrogenase: MSDNKGVAYVKPGVVEIQSIDDPKLEIEQNGKMRPCQHGVILKIVATNICGSDQHMVRGRTTAPEGIILGHEITGEVIECGRDVEFIKKGDICSVPFNIACGRCRCCKERDTGVCLNVNPARPGAAYGYVDMGGWIGGQARYVMVPYADWNLLAFPDRDAALAKIRDLTLLSDILPTGYHGAWTAGVTTGSTVYVAGAGPVGLACAYSCKILGASVVIVGDMIQSRLDQAASFGCETVNLAKHGNLAEQIEQILGVPEVDCAVDCVGFEARGHGGDADREQPATVLNSVMEVTRAAGGIGIPGLYVTGDPGGIDEDAKIGQLGIRIGLGWAKSHHFTTGQCPVMKYNRGLMMSILHDKAHPADACNVEVISLENAPKGYMDFDQGAAKKFVLDPHGMVPA